A region of Triplophysa rosa linkage group LG16, Trosa_1v2, whole genome shotgun sequence DNA encodes the following proteins:
- the LOC130567507 gene encoding uncharacterized protein LOC130567507, with amino-acid sequence MNTVLEDLRGIILRTLPTISKDTQQALMDKLLNSGLESTQDLKYVTQEDITDLLPAIQLRKLLEAFKKETEVVTLDLEILPSPIPAVSTPLVLPCSSPSSVPSVSNQGSSSSEDCGPSFQIKKTWPETFQIPWTTMPVDVRSAMADGKRPSPAARRQMVRVLADEMRKYELNPMRSQCVTVCQNIIRQYPQSFADLRDNGQVLGNGYTSLLIQLKNRIENLNRTTSFRQHRSSGDGLKRGPTDTYGCTRFQPDLPPEETDETVEQKRQRLDEIYHRVGVNGVERVEVKQLMETTFCIQRRQINALPAPAITDLRGQWPYLFTQKGLYAHFELLTDINILRALELSMEECGRIIAEFFSNKPSNADVRAVLSLRSDLELFFFVIQLLMAHFSETQEGLILFANASSTAADVERTLALPATPRLLLLGD; translated from the exons ATGAACACTGTGCTTGAAGACCTGAGGGGCATCATCCTCAGAACTTTGCCAACAATATCCAAAGACACTCAACAGGCATTGATGGATAAGCTGCTAAACTCTGGACTGGAATCTACACAAGACCTTAAATATGTGACTCAAGAAGATATTACTGACCTACTGCCAGCCATTCAACTACGGAAGCTTCTGgaagcatttaaaaaag AGACAGAGGTGGTCACTTTGGACCTAGAAATACTTCCTTCCCCTATACCAGCAGTCAGCACACCTTTAGTTCTTCCTTGTTCCAGTCCATCAAGTGTACCCTCAGTCTCAAATCAAGGATCTAGCAGCTCTGAAGATTGTGGTCCAtcctttcaaataaaaaaaacatggccAGAGACTTTCCAAATTCCATGGACAACCATGCCTGTGGATGTTCGTTCAGCGATGGCTGATGGCAAGAGACCTTCACCGGCAGCACGGAGACAGATGGTCAGAGTTTTGGCAGACGAGATGAGGAAATATGAACTAAATCCCATGCGCTCACAGTGTGTCACTGTCTGCCAAAACATCATCCGCCAGTATCCTCAGAGTTTTGCTGATCTCCGTGACAATGGTCAGGTACTAGGAAATGGTTATACCTCActgttaattcaacttaaaaacagAATTGAAAATCTGAACCGCACCACAAGCTTTCGCCAGCACCGTTCCTCTGGTGATGGACTAAAGAGAGGGCCTACTGATACCTATGGCTGCACCAGATTCCAGCCTGACCTCCCACCAGAGGAGACAGATGAAACCGTGGAGCAGAAACGTCAGCGGCTGGATGAGATATATCATCGAGTAGGAGTTAATGGGGTTGAAAGAGTCGAGGTTAAGCAACTCATGGAAACAACCTTTTGCATACAGCGTCGGCAAATAAATGCATTACCAGCACCAGCCATCACAGATTTAAGAGGGCAGTGGCCATACCTTTTCACTCAGAAAGGGCTTTATGCTCATTTTGAGCTTCTTACAGATATCAACATTTTACGTGCGCTTGAGCTGTCCATGGAGGAGTGTGGAAGAATCATTGCAGAGTTCTTCAGCAACAAACCCAGCAACGCTGACGTCAGGGCAGTCCTTTCACTGCGCTCAGACCTCGAGCTGTTCTTCTTCGTCATTCAACTTCTGATGGCTCATTTTTCAGAGACCCAGGAAGGGCTGATCCTTTTTGCCAAT GCATCTTCCACTGCAGCTGATGTCGAAAGGACACTTGCACTACCTGCAACTCCCCGACTATTACTCCTTG GTGACTAA
- the tpbga gene encoding trophoblast glycoprotein a, with the protein MFRSRLYMVVFGLLSAVRFAGTSPCPSGCECSEAALTVKCVSKDLRDIPTGIPGYTRNLFITGNHISYIGPESFQGLDNVTNLSLSNNRISEVKSHTFSSMRSLRSVDLSNNQLALIHPEAFTVQGSMLRELNLSRALYNHSSVIDLATSLCWSSLGDLQVLDLSSNSLVYLPPGIFSQLVSLQRLQLANNSIVVIHNGTFTGLDHLQELDLTHNALRTLRDEALKELEHLRMVRLHLAENPFTCICDIEPFAAWLNTSRAHVVDVERLACVFPIELLNTSLLMVGELELGCHRVGETDNLALQTSYVFLGIVLGFVGLMFLFVLYLNRKGIKKRIYDMRDACREVWEGYHYRYEIDSDPRLSQISTTADV; encoded by the exons ATGTTTCGCTCTAGACTCTATATGGTTGTCTTTGGGCTGCTGAGCGCCGTGCGTTTCGCGGGGACATCGCCGTGTCCGTCCGGGTGCGAGTGTTCAGAAGCCGCGCTGACGGTCAAATGTGTTTCCAAAGATCTGCGGGACATACCGACTGGCATCCCGGGATACACGAGAAACCTCTTTATAACCGGTAACCACATCAGTTATATTGGGCCGGAGTCCTTCCAGGGACTGGATAATGTGACAAATTTGTCGCTGTCTAATAACAG GATCTCAGAGGTAAAATCTCACACATTTTCTAGCATGCGAAGCCTCAGATCGGTGGACCTAAGCAACAACCAGCTGGCCCTCATCCATCCTGAGGCATTCACTGTCCAGGGCAGCATGCTGAGGGAGCTCAACCTCAGTCGGGCTCTCTACAACCACTCTTCTGTCATAGATTTAGCCACCTCCCTTTGCTGGAGCAGCTTGGGTGATCTGCAAGTGCTGGACCTGTCCAGTAATAGCCTTGTCTACTTGCCCCCTGGCATCTTTTCCCAACTTGTCAGCTTGCAACGTCTTCAGCTCGCAAACAACTCTATAGTGGTTATCCATAATGGGACTTTCACAGGGTTGGATCATCTGCAGGAACTCGATCTAACGCATAATGCCCTCAGAACCTTGCGCGACGAGGCTCTTAAAGAGCTGGAACACTTGCGTATGGTAAGGCTTCACTTGGCAGAgaacccatttacttgcatttgcGATATCGAGCCATTTGCTGCATGGCTGAACACCTCACGTGCACATGTAGTGGATGTTGAGCGCCTTGCttgtgttttccccattgaACTGCTGAACACATCGCTGCTGATGGTGGGCGAGCTGGAGTTGGGTTGTCACAGGGTTGGAGAGACCGACAATCTGGCACTGCAAACTTCTTATGTGTTCCTGGGTATCGTACTGGGATTTGTTGGTCTCATGTTTCTTTTTGTGCTCTACCTGAACCGCAAAGGTATTAAGAAACGGATCTACGACATGCGCGATGCCTGCCGAGAGGTTTGGGAAGGGTATCATTACCGATATGAGATTGACTCTGATCCCAGACTCTCACAGATCTCCACAACAGCTGATGTGTGA